In Macaca nemestrina isolate mMacNem1 chromosome 9, mMacNem.hap1, whole genome shotgun sequence, a single genomic region encodes these proteins:
- the LOC105467456 gene encoding synaptic vesicular amine transporter isoform X1 has protein sequence MALSELALVRWLQESRRSRKLILFIVFLALLLDNMLLTVVVPIIPSYLYSIKHEKNATEIQTARPVHTASSSDSFRSIFSYYDNSTMVTGNATRDLQEGPLHQTTTQHMVTNASAVPSDCPSEDKDLLNENVQVGLLFASKATVQLITNPFIGLLTNRFSKCMLNGGRSLCLFQDSQEDGHMPVLSWDKLQVLKINCLIGYPIPIFAGFCIMFVSTIMFAFSSSYAFLLIARSLQGIGSSCSSVAGMGMLASVYTDDEERGNVMGIALGGLAMGVLVGPPFGSVLYEFVGKTAPFLVLAALVLLDGAIQLFVLQPSRVQPESQKGTPLTTLLKDPYILIAAGSICFANMGIAMLEPALPIWMMETMCSRKWQLGVAFLPASISYLIGTNIFGILAHKMGRWLCALLGMIIVGVSILCIPFAKNIYGLIAPNFGVGFAIGMVDSSMMPIMGYLVDLRHVSVYGSVYAIADVAFCMGYAIGPSAGGAIAKAIGFPWLMTIIGIIDILFAPLCFFLRSPPAKEEKMAILMDHNCPIKTKMYTQNNIQSYPIGDDEESESD, from the exons ATGGCCCTGAGCGAGCTGGCGCTGGTCCGCTGGCTGCAGGAGAGCCGCCGCTCGCGGAAGCTCATCCTGTTCATCGTGTTCCTGGCGCTGCTGCTGGACAACATGCTGCTCACTGTCGTGG TCCCCATCATCCCAAGTTATCTGTACAGCATTAAGCATGAGAAGAATGCTACAGAAATCCAGACGGCCAGGCCAGTGCACACGGCCTCCAGCTCAGACAGCTTCCGGAGCATCTTCTCCTATTATGACAACTCGACCATGGTCACTGGGAACGCTACCAGAGACCTGCAGGAAGGGCCGCTTCATCAGACTACCACACAGCACATGGTGACCAACGCATCCGCTGTCCCTTCCGACTGTCCCAGTGAAGACAAAGACCTCCTGAATGAAAACGTGCAAGTCGGTCTGTTGTTTGCCTCGAAAGCCACCGTCCAGCTCATCACCAACCCTTTCATAGGACTGCTGACCAACAG ATTTTCCAAATGTATGTTGAACGGTGGGAGAAGCCTGTGTTTATTCCAGGACAGTCAAGAAGATGGTCATATGCCTGTTCTTTCGTGGGACAAACTGCAGGTGCTGAAAATAAACTGCCT AATTGGCTATCCAATTCCCATATTTGCGGGATTCTGCATTATGTTTGTCTCAACAATTA TGTTTGCCTTCTCCAGCAGCTATGCCTTCCTGCTGATCGCCAGGTCGCTGCAGGGCATCGGCTCGTCCTGCTCCTCTGTGGCTG GGATGGGCATGCTTGCCAGCGTCTACACAGATGATGAAGAGAGAGGCAACGTCATGGGAATCGCCTTGGGAGGCCTGGCCATGGGGGTCTTAG TGGGCCCCCCCTTCGGGAGTGTGCTGTATGAGTTTGTGGGGAAGACGGCTCCGTTCCTGGTGCTGGCTGCCTTGGTGCTCTTGGATGGAG ctattCAGCTCTTTGTGCTCCAGCCGTCCCGGGTGCAGCCAGAG agtcAGAAGGGGACACCCCTAACCACGCTGCTGAAGGACCCGTACATCCTCATTGCTGCAG GCTCCATCTGCTTTGCAAACATGGGCATCGCCATGCTGGAGCCGGCCCTGCCCATCTGGATGATGGAGACCATGTGTTCCCGAAAGTGGCAGCTGG GCGTTGCTTTCTTGCCAGCTAGTATCTCTTATCTCATTGGAACCAATATTTTTGGGATACTTGCACACAAAATGGGGAG GTGGCTTTGTGCTCTTCTAGGAATGATAATTGTGGGAGTCAGCATTTTATGT ATTCCATTTGCGAAAAACATTTATGGACTCATAGCTCCGAACTTTGGAGTTGGTTTTGCAATTG GAATGGTGGATTCGTCAATGATGCCCATCATGGGCTACCTCGTCGACCTGCGGCACGTGTCCGTCTATGGGAGTGTGTATGCCATTGCAGATGTGGCATTTTGTATGGGGTATGCTATAG GTCCTTCTGCTGGTGGTGCTATTGCAAAGGCAATTGGATTTCCATGGCTCATGACAATTATTGGGATCATTGATATTCTTTTTGCCCCTCTCTGCTTTTTTCTTCGAAGTCCACctgccaaagaagaaaaaatg GCTATTCTCATGGATCACAACTGccctattaaaacaaaaatgtacactCAGAATAATATCCAGTCCTATCCAATAGGTGATGATGAAGAATCTGAAAGTGACTGA
- the LOC105467456 gene encoding synaptic vesicular amine transporter isoform X2: protein MALSELALVRWLQESRRSRKLILFIVFLALLLDNMLLTVVVPIIPSYLYSIKHEKNATEIQTARPVHTASSSDSFRSIFSYYDNSTMVTGNATRDLQEGPLHQTTTQHMVTNASAVPSDCPSEDKDLLNENVQVGLLFASKATVQLITNPFIGLLTNRIGYPIPIFAGFCIMFVSTIMFAFSSSYAFLLIARSLQGIGSSCSSVAGMGMLASVYTDDEERGNVMGIALGGLAMGVLVGPPFGSVLYEFVGKTAPFLVLAALVLLDGAIQLFVLQPSRVQPESQKGTPLTTLLKDPYILIAAGSICFANMGIAMLEPALPIWMMETMCSRKWQLGVAFLPASISYLIGTNIFGILAHKMGRWLCALLGMIIVGVSILCIPFAKNIYGLIAPNFGVGFAIGMVDSSMMPIMGYLVDLRHVSVYGSVYAIADVAFCMGYAIGPSAGGAIAKAIGFPWLMTIIGIIDILFAPLCFFLRSPPAKEEKMAILMDHNCPIKTKMYTQNNIQSYPIGDDEESESD, encoded by the exons ATGGCCCTGAGCGAGCTGGCGCTGGTCCGCTGGCTGCAGGAGAGCCGCCGCTCGCGGAAGCTCATCCTGTTCATCGTGTTCCTGGCGCTGCTGCTGGACAACATGCTGCTCACTGTCGTGG TCCCCATCATCCCAAGTTATCTGTACAGCATTAAGCATGAGAAGAATGCTACAGAAATCCAGACGGCCAGGCCAGTGCACACGGCCTCCAGCTCAGACAGCTTCCGGAGCATCTTCTCCTATTATGACAACTCGACCATGGTCACTGGGAACGCTACCAGAGACCTGCAGGAAGGGCCGCTTCATCAGACTACCACACAGCACATGGTGACCAACGCATCCGCTGTCCCTTCCGACTGTCCCAGTGAAGACAAAGACCTCCTGAATGAAAACGTGCAAGTCGGTCTGTTGTTTGCCTCGAAAGCCACCGTCCAGCTCATCACCAACCCTTTCATAGGACTGCTGACCAACAG AATTGGCTATCCAATTCCCATATTTGCGGGATTCTGCATTATGTTTGTCTCAACAATTA TGTTTGCCTTCTCCAGCAGCTATGCCTTCCTGCTGATCGCCAGGTCGCTGCAGGGCATCGGCTCGTCCTGCTCCTCTGTGGCTG GGATGGGCATGCTTGCCAGCGTCTACACAGATGATGAAGAGAGAGGCAACGTCATGGGAATCGCCTTGGGAGGCCTGGCCATGGGGGTCTTAG TGGGCCCCCCCTTCGGGAGTGTGCTGTATGAGTTTGTGGGGAAGACGGCTCCGTTCCTGGTGCTGGCTGCCTTGGTGCTCTTGGATGGAG ctattCAGCTCTTTGTGCTCCAGCCGTCCCGGGTGCAGCCAGAG agtcAGAAGGGGACACCCCTAACCACGCTGCTGAAGGACCCGTACATCCTCATTGCTGCAG GCTCCATCTGCTTTGCAAACATGGGCATCGCCATGCTGGAGCCGGCCCTGCCCATCTGGATGATGGAGACCATGTGTTCCCGAAAGTGGCAGCTGG GCGTTGCTTTCTTGCCAGCTAGTATCTCTTATCTCATTGGAACCAATATTTTTGGGATACTTGCACACAAAATGGGGAG GTGGCTTTGTGCTCTTCTAGGAATGATAATTGTGGGAGTCAGCATTTTATGT ATTCCATTTGCGAAAAACATTTATGGACTCATAGCTCCGAACTTTGGAGTTGGTTTTGCAATTG GAATGGTGGATTCGTCAATGATGCCCATCATGGGCTACCTCGTCGACCTGCGGCACGTGTCCGTCTATGGGAGTGTGTATGCCATTGCAGATGTGGCATTTTGTATGGGGTATGCTATAG GTCCTTCTGCTGGTGGTGCTATTGCAAAGGCAATTGGATTTCCATGGCTCATGACAATTATTGGGATCATTGATATTCTTTTTGCCCCTCTCTGCTTTTTTCTTCGAAGTCCACctgccaaagaagaaaaaatg GCTATTCTCATGGATCACAACTGccctattaaaacaaaaatgtacactCAGAATAATATCCAGTCCTATCCAATAGGTGATGATGAAGAATCTGAAAGTGACTGA